From the genome of Burkholderia cepacia ATCC 25416:
GCCCGAACGCGAAGTGATCGACGACGATCGCGACGACCGGATAGACGAACGACAGCGCGCCGGTCATCGCGGTCGGCAGCTTCTGGATCGCGCCGTACAGCAGCACGTACATCAGGCCCGTGTTGACGACGCCGAGCACGATCAGGTCGAGCCACTGCCCGGCCGTCGCGGGCAGCGTGCCGAAGTGGGCGAACGGCGCGAGCAGCACGATGCCGATACCGGCCTGCAGCAGTGCGAGCAGGTGCGGCGGCGTCCCCTTCAGGTGCTTCGTGACGATCGACGAGATCGCATACAGGAACGCCGCGCCGAGCGACAGCGCGACGCCCTCCAGATATTCGCCCGGCACCGCGAGCACGGCCGGCTCGACGCGCACCACGGCGACGAGCCCGACGAACGCGAGCGCGAGCCACGCGAGCGTCGACGCGGTGATCCGCTCGCGGAACACGATCGCGCCGAGCGCGACGAGCATGAACGGCTGCGTGTTGTAGACGGCGGTCGCCATCGAGATCGATGCACGCGAATAGGCGGCGAACAGCAGCAGCCAGTTCGCGACGATCGCGATGCTGCCGAGCGTCGCGAGCGCGAGCATCCGCGGCGAGAACAGCGCGCGGCGCAGGAAGCCGAATGCCGCGCAGACGATCGCGAGCGTCGCGGCGCCGAACAGGCAGCGGAAGAACACGACGTTCGTCAGCGGCTGCTGCGACGACATCACGAGCCAGCCGATCGTGCCGGACATCAGCATCGCGACGACCATCTCGGCGGCACCGCGGCGAATTTCATTCGAGGCCATCATGAACTCCATTGAAAGAGAGTGGATGACCTCGATTCTAGAAACTTGCTTTCGCCGCAACCACGGCTAAACTGAAGCGAATCAGCCGATTGACCTTCGAAAGCAAAGCGATCATGCCGAAACGCCTTTCCCCGCCCGCCGTCGCGTCGCTCGACGCGACCGACCGCGCGATCCTCGCGGCGCTGGCCGACGACGCGCGTATCGCAACCAGTGAACTCGCCCGGCAGATCGGGCTGTCGGCCCCCGCGACCGCCGATCGTGTGCGGCGGCTCGAGGCCCAAGGCGTGATCGCCGCGTTCACCGTCGAGCTCGACCCGCGCGCGCTCGGCTACACGCTGCAGGCGATCGTCCGCGTGAAGCCGCTGCCCGGCCAGTTGCATCTCGTCGAAGAGATGCTGCGCCGGATTCCCGAATTCGTGGAGTGCGACAAGGTCACCGGCGACGACTGCTTCATCTGCCGGCTCTACCTGCGCACGATCGCGCACCTCGACGACATCCTGTCGAAAGTGACGGAGCGCGCCGAGACGAGCACCGCGATCGTGAAATCGACGCCGGTGCCGCGCCGGCTGCCGCCGCTCGTCGAGGACGACGGCGCGCACCGCTGAGCAGCCGGCACGCGCCGCCCGCGTGCCGTCAGGCGGCCGCGTCGCGCGCCTCGAAGAACGCGAGCAGTTCGTCGATCAGCGCGACGGGCGCCTCTTCGGGAATGTAGTGCCCGCAGTCGAGCGCGCGGCCGCTGACGTCGCGCGCGACGCGGCGCCATTCGTCGAGCGGATCGAAGCAGCGGCCGACGATCCCGTGCTCGCCCCACAGCACGCGCAGCGGGCACGCGACCTTGTTGCCGCGCTCGAGATCCGCACGGTCGTGCTCGAGATCGATCGTCGCGGATGCGCGGTAGTCCTCGCACATCGCATGCACGGCGCCCGGCTGCGCGAGCGCGGCCCGGTACGCGGCGAGCGCCTCGGGCGCGAACGGCGCGAGCCCGGCCGACCGGTTGCCCATCACGCGCTCGATGTAGGCATCGGT
Proteins encoded in this window:
- a CDS encoding DMT family transporter: MASNEIRRGAAEMVVAMLMSGTIGWLVMSSQQPLTNVVFFRCLFGAATLAIVCAAFGFLRRALFSPRMLALATLGSIAIVANWLLLFAAYSRASISMATAVYNTQPFMLVALGAIVFRERITASTLAWLALAFVGLVAVVRVEPAVLAVPGEYLEGVALSLGAAFLYAISSIVTKHLKGTPPHLLALLQAGIGIVLLAPFAHFGTLPATAGQWLDLIVLGVVNTGLMYVLLYGAIQKLPTAMTGALSFVYPVVAIVVDHFAFGQTLAWTQVLGALLILLAAAGVNLGWRIVPARRAAVGN
- a CDS encoding Lrp/AsnC family transcriptional regulator, with protein sequence MPKRLSPPAVASLDATDRAILAALADDARIATSELARQIGLSAPATADRVRRLEAQGVIAAFTVELDPRALGYTLQAIVRVKPLPGQLHLVEEMLRRIPEFVECDKVTGDDCFICRLYLRTIAHLDDILSKVTERAETSTAIVKSTPVPRRLPPLVEDDGAHR